A DNA window from Microcystis aeruginosa NIES-843 contains the following coding sequences:
- the secA gene encoding preprotein translocase subunit SecA, whose translation MLKALLGDPNARKIKKFQPLVTEINLLEEDIKNLSDEELRSKTSEFKERLDKARNYDEREEILEEILPEAFAIVREAGIRVLGMRHFDVQLLGGMVLHKGQIAEMKTGEGKTLVATLPAYLNGLTGKGVHVVTVNDYLARRDAEWMGQVHRFLGLSVGLIQAGMSPEERKKNYACDITYTTNSELGFDYLRDNMATVMGEVVQRPFNYCVIDEVDSILIDEARTPLIISGPIDRPTEKYILAAEIAKQLVRQKVEDGPGDYEVNEKDRNVLMTDEGFKRAEELLGVTDLYDQENPWAHYISNAIRAKELQKKDVNYIVRSGEIVIVDEFTGRVLPGRRWGDGLHQAVEAKEGVEIQQETQTLATITYQNFFLLYPKLSGMTGTAKTEETELEKVYNLQVTIIPTNRVSRRQDLADVVYKNEQAKWNAVAEECQQMHEQGRPVLVGTTSVEKSEVLSLLLQGRNIPHNLLNARPENVERESEIVAQAGRAGAVTIATNMAGRGTDIILGGNSDYMARLKIREYLMPKLVMPEDDNLAFSLPSLGERNRPQGFAPGKKKKNWRASAEIFPTELPKEVENALKEAVKFAVDTHGTQSLPELEVEEKIAIAAEKAPTDDPVIQKLREVYKLIRKSYEDYTGKEHDEVVERGGLHVIGTERHESRRIDNQLRGRAGRQGDPGSTHFFLSLEDNLLRIFGGDRVAGLMDAFRVEEDMPIESGMLTRSLEGAQRKVETFYYDARKQVFEYDEVMNNQRRAIYAERRRVLEGMDLKEQVLQYAEKTMDEIVMAYVNPELPAEEWDLEKLISKSQEFVYLLADITAKDVEEMSVNDIKMFLHEEVRKAYEIKERQVDSIRAGLMRDAERYFILQQIDMLWREHLQAMEALRESIGLRGYGQKDPLIEYKQEGYEMFLEMMIDIRRNVVYSLFQFQPQGQPQAVASEQ comes from the coding sequence ATGTTAAAAGCCCTACTCGGAGACCCCAACGCCCGCAAAATTAAAAAATTTCAGCCCCTCGTCACCGAAATCAACCTGCTGGAAGAAGACATTAAAAACCTGTCCGATGAGGAATTAAGGAGCAAAACCAGCGAATTTAAGGAAAGATTAGACAAAGCCAGAAATTATGACGAAAGAGAGGAGATTCTCGAGGAAATCCTCCCCGAAGCTTTCGCCATTGTCCGGGAAGCGGGAATCCGAGTCTTAGGGATGCGTCACTTTGACGTGCAGTTATTGGGGGGAATGGTACTGCACAAAGGACAAATCGCCGAGATGAAAACCGGGGAAGGAAAAACCCTGGTTGCCACTCTCCCCGCTTATTTGAATGGATTGACCGGAAAAGGGGTTCACGTCGTCACCGTTAACGATTATCTCGCCCGTCGTGACGCGGAATGGATGGGGCAGGTACACCGCTTTTTAGGGTTAAGTGTGGGACTAATTCAAGCCGGCATGAGTCCGGAAGAAAGAAAGAAAAATTATGCCTGTGACATCACCTACACCACTAACAGCGAACTCGGCTTCGATTATCTGCGCGATAACATGGCTACAGTGATGGGGGAAGTTGTCCAAAGACCCTTTAACTACTGCGTTATCGACGAAGTGGACTCCATTCTTATCGATGAGGCCAGAACTCCATTAATTATATCAGGACCGATCGATCGACCCACAGAAAAATATATTCTCGCCGCCGAAATCGCCAAGCAATTAGTGCGCCAAAAAGTAGAAGACGGACCGGGAGACTACGAAGTTAACGAAAAAGACCGTAACGTTTTAATGACCGATGAAGGCTTTAAAAGAGCGGAAGAACTATTAGGAGTTACCGATTTATACGACCAAGAAAATCCCTGGGCGCACTATATTTCTAACGCTATTCGTGCCAAAGAACTCCAGAAAAAAGACGTTAACTATATCGTCCGCAGTGGTGAAATTGTTATTGTTGATGAGTTCACGGGACGGGTATTACCGGGGCGACGTTGGGGCGATGGTTTACATCAGGCAGTGGAGGCTAAGGAAGGGGTGGAAATTCAACAGGAAACCCAAACCTTAGCCACGATTACCTATCAAAACTTTTTCCTACTCTATCCGAAATTATCTGGCATGACCGGGACGGCCAAAACCGAAGAAACGGAACTAGAAAAAGTCTATAACCTGCAAGTAACAATTATTCCCACTAACCGCGTTTCTCGTCGGCAAGATTTAGCCGATGTGGTCTATAAAAATGAACAGGCAAAATGGAACGCCGTCGCTGAAGAATGTCAACAAATGCACGAACAGGGTCGCCCGGTTTTAGTCGGTACCACCAGTGTGGAAAAATCGGAAGTGCTTTCGCTTTTATTACAGGGAAGGAATATTCCCCATAACTTACTTAATGCTCGTCCGGAAAACGTGGAAAGGGAATCGGAAATCGTCGCCCAAGCAGGCCGGGCCGGGGCCGTAACCATTGCCACGAACATGGCGGGACGGGGAACCGATATCATCCTCGGTGGTAACTCCGACTATATGGCCCGATTGAAAATTCGCGAGTATTTAATGCCGAAATTAGTTATGCCCGAGGATGACAATTTGGCCTTTAGTTTACCCAGTTTAGGAGAACGCAATCGCCCGCAAGGATTCGCCCCGGGTAAGAAGAAAAAAAACTGGCGTGCCTCGGCGGAAATTTTTCCCACCGAGTTACCGAAAGAGGTAGAAAATGCCCTGAAAGAAGCGGTTAAATTTGCCGTTGATACCCACGGAACTCAAAGTTTACCCGAATTAGAAGTAGAAGAAAAAATCGCCATCGCGGCCGAAAAAGCTCCCACGGATGACCCGGTTATTCAAAAGTTACGGGAAGTCTATAAATTAATTCGCAAAAGTTATGAAGATTACACGGGTAAAGAACACGATGAAGTAGTAGAAAGGGGCGGACTGCACGTTATCGGGACGGAACGCCACGAATCCCGCCGTATTGACAACCAATTGCGAGGCCGGGCGGGCAGACAGGGCGACCCCGGTTCTACACACTTCTTTTTAAGCCTAGAAGACAATTTATTGCGGATTTTTGGTGGCGACCGCGTGGCGGGTTTAATGGATGCCTTCCGGGTGGAAGAAGATATGCCCATTGAGTCGGGAATGTTAACTCGTTCCCTGGAAGGCGCGCAAAGAAAAGTGGAAACCTTCTATTATGATGCCCGGAAACAGGTGTTTGAATACGACGAGGTGATGAATAATCAACGACGCGCTATTTATGCCGAACGTCGTCGGGTTTTGGAGGGGATGGACTTAAAAGAACAGGTGCTGCAATACGCCGAAAAAACCATGGATGAAATCGTCATGGCTTATGTTAATCCCGAACTGCCGGCGGAAGAATGGGATTTGGAAAAACTGATTAGTAAATCTCAGGAATTCGTCTATCTGTTGGCAGATATTACCGCTAAAGATGTCGAGGAGATGAGTGTTAATGATATCAAGATGTTCCTACACGAAGAAGTTCGCAAAGCCTACGAAATTAAGGAACGTCAAGTGGATAGTATTCGCGCCGGTTT
- a CDS encoding type ISP restriction/modification enzyme: protein MSNSLPKYLEEITGIYQQGKATEHSYRPALKKLIESLNNNLQALNEPKRIACGAPDFVINQGMVEVGHLEAKDIGTSLKKVENTPQIKRYLQALGNLIITDHLEFRWYVSGELRLSAAVASLNQKKQIKPDSQGILQVEQLFCQFFLSKVIQITTPRELAKKMAALAQLIRDAIGQALKDQDCGGMLRQQLQSFQRVLISDLNEAQFADMYAQTICYGLFAARCNTDQISSFSRETAGFRLPKTNPFLRGIFHQIAGTELDERITWAVDTLATILQQTDMEGILGSFGKRTRKQDPVVHFYETFLAEYDSKMRESRGVYYTPEPVVSYMVRSVDYILKNKFQIPKGLADAKKITIKNPNNSQETQEVHQVLILDPAVGTGTFLHSVIDHIYDSFRQQKGMWSSYVSKHLLPRLFGFELLMAPYTVAHMKLGLQLQELGYDFSADERLGIYLTNTLQEAFQIPPADGFLNRIRDEAAAAKDVKQEMPVMVILGNPPYSYQSMNTDPWIVNLVKDYYQLDGKPLGERNPKGLLDDYVKFIRFAQYRVAETGYGVVALITNHGYLDNPTFRGMRQNLMQTFDEIYVLDLHGNSKKKEVCPDGSTDQNVFDIQQGVAIAFFIKYQDSQQDLAQVYHADLWGVREVKEHKELVGGKYYWLDENDISSTEWEIINPKSDFYLFNPQSKVSSDEYQKYWELDTIMLTNGSGIKTHRDHFVYDFDKAKLIERINDFRNTLINDSEIKNKYKLEDSLDWNLNQKRKSFTSESNWQSYFTQCLYRPLDIRPYYHHDALVNRLRHEIIQHTMNKNNIGIGIGRQGIAVNDPEWALITVFENAIDTNIFRRGGVNIFPLYLYPTNTPTLFDTEPTNSPNGRRPNLAPEFINKLSAKLELEFISDGKGDEKKTFGPEDIFNYIYAVFHSPQYRQRYAEFLKIDFPRVPLTSNKELFWELVKKGDRLVQLHLMKATGKEISSYPVAGSNLVEQVKYDENKQQISINSDQYFAGIPPQIWNFYIGGYQVCQKWLKDRKGRHLSYDDLEHYQQIISILGESIAIMETIDIIIHKYGGFPFS, encoded by the coding sequence ATGAGTAACTCACTGCCAAAATATCTAGAGGAAATCACAGGCATTTATCAACAGGGTAAGGCCACAGAACACAGTTATCGTCCTGCTTTAAAAAAATTAATTGAATCCCTAAATAATAACCTACAAGCTCTCAATGAACCCAAAAGGATTGCTTGTGGCGCTCCGGATTTTGTGATTAATCAGGGTATGGTAGAAGTTGGCCATCTGGAAGCAAAAGATATCGGAACTTCTCTCAAAAAGGTTGAAAATACTCCCCAAATAAAACGTTATTTACAGGCTTTGGGTAATTTAATTATCACCGATCATTTAGAATTTCGTTGGTATGTATCGGGAGAATTGCGTCTATCAGCTGCCGTGGCAAGTCTTAATCAAAAAAAGCAAATTAAACCTGATTCCCAGGGTATTTTACAAGTAGAACAATTGTTCTGTCAGTTTTTCCTCTCAAAAGTTATTCAGATCACAACACCGCGAGAATTAGCCAAAAAAATGGCCGCTTTAGCGCAGTTAATTAGAGACGCAATCGGCCAAGCTTTAAAAGATCAAGATTGTGGGGGAATGTTGCGGCAACAATTGCAATCTTTTCAACGAGTTTTAATTAGTGATCTCAATGAAGCGCAGTTCGCGGATATGTATGCACAAACAATCTGTTATGGTTTATTCGCAGCACGCTGTAATACGGATCAAATAAGTTCTTTTTCCAGGGAAACGGCGGGATTTCGACTACCGAAAACTAACCCTTTTTTGCGGGGAATTTTTCATCAAATTGCTGGTACAGAATTAGATGAGCGGATTACTTGGGCCGTGGATACTCTAGCGACTATTTTACAACAAACGGATATGGAGGGGATTCTCGGCAGCTTTGGAAAACGCACGCGCAAGCAGGATCCTGTAGTTCACTTTTATGAGACTTTTTTAGCCGAATACGATAGTAAAATGCGTGAGTCTAGGGGGGTTTATTATACCCCTGAACCCGTGGTTTCTTACATGGTTCGCAGTGTGGACTATATTCTAAAAAATAAGTTTCAGATTCCTAAAGGTTTGGCCGATGCCAAAAAAATTACGATTAAAAATCCTAATAATAGCCAAGAAACTCAGGAAGTTCACCAAGTTTTAATCCTCGATCCTGCTGTGGGAACAGGCACTTTTTTACACTCTGTTATCGACCATATCTATGATAGTTTTCGTCAACAGAAAGGGATGTGGTCTAGTTATGTCAGTAAACATTTATTACCCCGTCTCTTTGGGTTTGAATTACTGATGGCTCCCTACACCGTAGCACACATGAAATTAGGTTTACAACTTCAGGAATTAGGCTATGATTTTAGTGCCGATGAACGCTTGGGAATCTATCTCACCAACACCCTACAGGAAGCTTTTCAAATTCCCCCTGCTGATGGTTTTTTAAATCGTATTCGCGATGAAGCAGCCGCGGCAAAAGATGTTAAGCAAGAAATGCCAGTTATGGTGATTTTAGGCAATCCACCCTATTCCTATCAGTCGATGAATACTGACCCTTGGATTGTGAATTTGGTTAAGGATTATTATCAATTAGATGGAAAACCATTGGGAGAGAGAAACCCTAAAGGTTTATTAGATGATTATGTGAAGTTTATTCGCTTTGCTCAGTATCGGGTAGCGGAAACTGGTTATGGAGTTGTGGCGTTAATTACAAATCATGGTTATTTGGATAATCCCACTTTTCGGGGAATGCGTCAAAATTTGATGCAGACTTTTGATGAGATTTATGTTTTAGATTTGCATGGGAATAGCAAGAAAAAAGAAGTTTGTCCCGATGGTTCAACCGATCAAAATGTGTTTGATATTCAGCAAGGAGTAGCGATTGCGTTTTTTATTAAGTATCAAGATAGTCAGCAAGATTTAGCGCAGGTTTATCATGCTGATTTGTGGGGTGTTAGAGAGGTTAAAGAGCATAAGGAGTTAGTTGGGGGTAAGTATTATTGGTTAGATGAAAATGATATTAGTTCAACTGAATGGGAAATTATAAATCCCAAATCAGATTTTTACCTATTTAATCCTCAGAGCAAAGTCTCATCTGATGAATATCAAAAATATTGGGAACTTGATACAATCATGTTGACAAACGGTTCTGGTATCAAAACCCATAGAGATCACTTTGTCTATGATTTTGATAAAGCTAAATTAATCGAGCGAATCAATGACTTTAGAAATACACTTATAAATGATTCAGAAATAAAAAATAAATATAAGTTGGAAGACAGTTTAGATTGGAATTTAAATCAAAAGAGAAAATCTTTTACATCTGAATCTAATTGGCAATCTTATTTCACTCAATGTTTATATAGACCTCTTGATATTAGACCTTATTATCATCATGATGCTTTAGTAAATCGGTTGAGGCATGAAATAATTCAGCATACGATGAATAAGAATAACATTGGTATAGGTATAGGTCGTCAAGGAATTGCGGTTAATGATCCTGAATGGGCCTTGATTACTGTTTTTGAGAATGCCATTGATACTAATATTTTTAGAAGAGGTGGAGTTAATATTTTTCCCCTCTATCTTTACCCAACCAATACCCCAACGCTATTTGACACAGAACCAACCAACTCGCCAAATGGTCGCCGTCCCAATCTAGCGCCAGAATTTATTAACAAACTTTCGGCAAAACTTGAATTAGAATTTATCAGTGATGGCAAAGGAGACGAAAAGAAAACCTTTGGACCAGAAGACATTTTTAACTATATCTATGCGGTCTTTCACTCTCCCCAATATCGCCAACGTTACGCCGAATTTTTAAAAATAGACTTTCCTCGCGTTCCTCTCACCAGTAATAAAGAATTATTCTGGGAATTAGTCAAAAAAGGTGACAGATTAGTACAGTTACACCTGATGAAAGCAACGGGAAAAGAAATTAGTAGCTATCCCGTGGCGGGTTCTAATCTAGTCGAACAGGTGAAATATGACGAAAATAAACAACAAATTTCGATTAATTCTGACCAGTATTTTGCGGGGATTCCGCCTCAAATTTGGAACTTTTATATCGGCGGTTATCAAGTGTGTCAGAAGTGGCTAAAAGACCGCAAAGGTCGCCACCTTAGCTACGATGACCTAGAACATTATCAACAAATTATCTCCATTTTGGGCGAATCGATCGCAATTATGGAAACTATAGATATAATTATCCATAAATATGGTGGTTTCCCCTTTAGTTAA
- the rpmB gene encoding 50S ribosomal protein L28, translating to MSRVCTMTGKKANNAYAVSHSHRRTKKLQEANLQWKRVWWSEGNRWVKLRISTKAIKTIEKKGLAVFAREVGLNLNLY from the coding sequence ATGTCTAGAGTCTGTACTATGACGGGGAAAAAGGCCAATAACGCCTATGCGGTGTCCCACTCCCACCGTCGCACCAAAAAATTACAAGAAGCTAACCTACAATGGAAAAGAGTTTGGTGGTCGGAAGGCAACCGTTGGGTAAAACTACGCATCTCCACCAAAGCTATCAAAACCATTGAAAAGAAAGGATTAGCCGTCTTCGCTAGAGAAGTAGGCTTAAACTTGAATTTGTACTAA
- the psaK gene encoding photosystem I reaction center subunit PsaK, whose protein sequence is MYSTLLMAATAVQGSSEWSPKVAIVMIICNILAIAFGKATIKQQNVGPALPSPALFGGMGLGALLGTTSFGHVLGAGVILGLSRLGVI, encoded by the coding sequence ATGTATTCAACCCTATTAATGGCCGCCACCGCCGTACAAGGTTCCAGCGAATGGAGTCCCAAAGTGGCGATTGTCATGATTATCTGCAATATTCTCGCTATTGCCTTCGGTAAAGCGACTATTAAACAACAAAATGTCGGTCCTGCTTTACCTTCCCCCGCTTTATTCGGTGGTATGGGATTAGGCGCTTTACTAGGTACTACCAGTTTTGGTCATGTACTCGGTGCCGGTGTCATCCTCGGTCTCTCCCGTCTCGGAGTTATCTAA
- a CDS encoding amino acid ABC transporter permease — translation MTLPQKNSFWYDERFQKIFLQVIILLIVCLIFWFFGRNLVINFQRLRLSFGFGFLFDPDRPASFAIGDSPIAYSPTDTYFRALLVGLLNSLRIMISGIFLAISLGIVIGLGRLSDNWLIRQLATIYVETIRNTPLLLQLFFWYFAVFLKLPKIEESLEFFGSVFLNNSGVYLPFPANSFRTWLALAIMILGIILSVFLYLKNKLSLCLTSLLILVIIPLIWGLQWQSPQVNPLNQNIDFGLHLSSEFATLLIGLTVYTAAFIAETVRGGIQSVNRGQWEAAKALGLKPLLVMRLVIFPQALPVIIPPLTNECLNLVKNSSLAIAIGYNDIYAISSTIANQTGKAVEMLIVVMATYLFFNLVISLTMNQLNKRVKIQER, via the coding sequence ATGACTCTACCTCAAAAAAATTCTTTTTGGTACGATGAGCGATTTCAGAAGATTTTTCTACAGGTAATTATCCTGCTAATTGTCTGCCTAATTTTCTGGTTTTTTGGTCGCAATTTAGTGATTAATTTCCAACGCCTACGCTTAAGTTTTGGCTTTGGATTTCTCTTTGATCCCGACCGACCAGCTTCTTTTGCTATTGGTGACTCTCCTATTGCCTACAGTCCCACCGATACCTATTTTCGCGCTCTTTTGGTGGGATTGCTTAATTCCCTCCGCATTATGATTAGTGGCATATTTTTGGCGATTAGTCTGGGAATAGTCATCGGGTTAGGTCGCTTGTCGGATAATTGGTTAATTCGTCAGTTAGCAACAATTTATGTGGAAACTATTCGCAATACTCCTCTATTATTACAATTATTTTTCTGGTATTTTGCTGTGTTTCTGAAACTGCCGAAAATTGAGGAATCTTTAGAGTTTTTTGGCAGTGTATTTTTAAATAACTCAGGAGTCTATTTACCTTTTCCCGCCAATAGTTTCAGGACATGGTTAGCCTTAGCTATAATGATTTTAGGAATAATTCTCTCAGTATTTTTATACCTAAAAAATAAACTTAGTTTATGCCTAACTAGCCTACTAATCCTAGTTATAATTCCCCTAATTTGGGGTTTACAATGGCAAAGTCCCCAAGTTAATCCTCTTAATCAAAATATTGACTTCGGTTTACATCTTTCTTCTGAGTTTGCTACTCTCTTAATCGGTTTAACTGTTTATACAGCTGCCTTTATTGCGGAAACGGTACGGGGGGGGATTCAATCGGTTAATCGGGGACAATGGGAAGCAGCTAAAGCCTTGGGATTAAAACCTTTATTAGTGATGAGATTAGTAATTTTTCCCCAAGCTTTGCCAGTGATTATTCCTCCTTTAACTAATGAATGTTTAAACCTGGTTAAAAACTCTAGTTTAGCGATCGCTATTGGTTATAATGATATTTATGCTATCTCTAGTACCATCGCTAATCAGACGGGAAAAGCTGTAGAAATGTTAATAGTAGTTATGGCCACCTATTTATTCTTTAATCTGGTGATTTCCTTGACTATGAATCAATTAAACAAACGGGTAAAAATTCAGGAAAGATAG
- a CDS encoding DUF4336 domain-containing protein produces MTKAAITPQDLSWPFWPIVPLYPYGQRRTIRQEVVKDTLWTFEQLQGIFYVVVPIRMTVIKLASGGLFVYAPVAPTPECIRLMRELESQHGEVKYIILPTISGIEHKVFVGPFARYFPKAIVYVAPNQWSFPLNLPLSWLGLPAKRTEILPADSATTPLGKDFSYEILPAIDLNVGYFSEVAFFHHYSQTLLLTDAIISIPENPPAILELDPYPLLFHAKNSAKDLVEDTPENRRRGWQRICLFALYFQPPVLAVPNWIQVFRDAFTAKEKSKKAYFGLFPFQWGDDWQKTFLNLRREGRLIVAPILQTLILNRTTEEVSQWVDRIAQWPIKQVIPCHFASPIQADSQEFQQAFSFLSKDSYLPKDDLECLESIDSFLVRWRLTPPPDKKL; encoded by the coding sequence ATGACAAAAGCCGCAATAACTCCGCAAGATTTATCATGGCCTTTTTGGCCAATTGTACCACTTTATCCCTATGGTCAAAGACGGACAATTCGCCAAGAAGTGGTGAAAGATACGCTCTGGACATTTGAGCAATTGCAGGGTATTTTTTATGTGGTCGTGCCGATTCGCATGACGGTAATTAAGTTAGCATCTGGGGGTTTATTTGTTTATGCACCAGTGGCCCCGACTCCTGAATGTATTCGCTTAATGCGTGAGTTGGAAAGTCAACATGGGGAAGTTAAATATATTATTTTGCCGACGATTTCTGGGATTGAACATAAGGTTTTTGTCGGTCCTTTTGCCCGTTATTTTCCTAAGGCTATAGTTTATGTTGCTCCTAATCAATGGAGTTTTCCTCTTAATTTACCTTTGAGTTGGTTGGGTTTACCGGCAAAACGAACGGAAATTTTACCTGCTGACTCGGCAACCACTCCTTTAGGAAAAGATTTTAGTTATGAAATTTTACCCGCAATTGATCTGAATGTGGGATACTTCTCGGAAGTGGCTTTTTTTCATCACTACTCTCAAACTCTGCTGCTAACCGATGCCATTATTTCTATCCCAGAAAATCCTCCCGCTATTTTAGAATTAGACCCCTATCCGCTGCTGTTTCACGCTAAAAATAGTGCTAAGGATTTGGTGGAGGATACCCCAGAAAATCGCCGTCGGGGTTGGCAAAGAATTTGTCTTTTTGCTCTTTATTTTCAACCTCCTGTTTTAGCTGTTCCCAATTGGATTCAGGTGTTTAGAGATGCTTTTACTGCTAAGGAAAAGAGTAAAAAAGCCTATTTTGGTTTATTCCCTTTTCAATGGGGTGATGATTGGCAAAAGACTTTTTTAAATTTGCGTCGAGAGGGGAGGTTAATAGTCGCGCCAATTTTGCAAACTTTGATTCTTAATCGCACTACTGAGGAGGTTAGTCAATGGGTTGATAGAATTGCCCAATGGCCGATTAAACAGGTTATTCCTTGTCATTTTGCTAGTCCGATTCAAGCTGATAGTCAAGAGTTTCAGCAGGCTTTTTCTTTCTTGTCAAAAGATTCTTATTTACCTAAAGATGACTTGGAATGTTTAGAAAGTATTGATAGTTTTTTAGTGCGCTGGCGATTGACTCCTCCTCCCGATAAAAAATTGTAA
- a CDS encoding YcjF family protein produces the protein MTDKLPIDSLVNTWNSLTGEVMKRLPIDQLTNTVLQWFSVSDSQVAEILEKVRQELPTTEALLIGKPQTGKSSIIRGITGVSAEIVGQGFRPHTQNTQRYTYPAEDLPLLIFTDTVGLGDAYQHTDTVIAELLADLAENTGRAQVFIVTVKINDFATDSLLEITKQLRQKYPKIPCLLAVTCLHQLYPPNIADHPPYPPDFEDINRAYQEIKETFKDLYDNSVIIDFTLEEDGYNPVFYGLEAFRDNLADLLPKAEANTIHQLLDRETSDKLGHLYRDVARRYMLAFSVIAATLAAIPLPLATMPVLTALQVSMVGVLGKLYGQVLTPSQAGGVVSAIAGGFLAQAIGRELVKFIPGFGSVIAASWSAAYTWALGEGACVYFGDLMGGKKPDPKRIQRVMKEAFSAAQERFKNVATGGDKI, from the coding sequence ATGACTGATAAACTGCCCATTGATTCTTTGGTCAATACTTGGAATAGTCTCACGGGGGAAGTGATGAAAAGACTCCCCATCGACCAGTTGACTAATACTGTCCTCCAGTGGTTTAGTGTCAGTGATAGTCAAGTAGCGGAAATTTTAGAAAAAGTCCGTCAAGAATTACCCACCACCGAGGCGCTGTTAATCGGCAAACCCCAAACGGGAAAAAGTTCGATTATTCGGGGAATAACGGGAGTTTCGGCGGAAATCGTCGGGCAAGGTTTCCGTCCCCACACCCAAAACACCCAGCGCTACACCTACCCCGCGGAAGACTTACCCCTGTTGATTTTTACCGATACGGTGGGGTTAGGGGATGCCTATCAACACACAGACACGGTAATCGCGGAATTATTAGCAGATTTAGCCGAAAACACGGGACGCGCCCAGGTTTTTATCGTGACGGTAAAAATTAATGATTTTGCCACCGATAGCCTCCTGGAAATTACCAAACAACTGCGGCAAAAATACCCTAAAATCCCCTGTTTACTGGCTGTAACCTGCCTTCATCAGCTTTATCCTCCTAATATCGCCGATCATCCCCCTTATCCTCCCGATTTCGAGGATATCAATCGCGCCTATCAAGAAATTAAAGAAACTTTTAAGGATTTATACGACAATTCTGTGATAATAGACTTTACCCTAGAGGAAGACGGTTACAACCCTGTTTTTTACGGTTTAGAGGCATTTAGAGACAATTTAGCCGATTTATTGCCAAAAGCCGAGGCTAACACCATCCACCAACTTTTAGATCGGGAAACCAGCGATAAATTAGGCCATCTCTATCGGGACGTGGCCCGACGCTATATGTTAGCCTTTTCCGTGATAGCGGCGACCTTGGCGGCGATTCCCTTACCCTTAGCGACTATGCCCGTGTTAACCGCCCTACAAGTGTCAATGGTGGGGGTTTTAGGCAAATTATACGGTCAAGTCTTAACCCCATCCCAAGCCGGCGGAGTCGTCAGTGCGATCGCTGGCGGCTTTTTGGCCCAGGCCATCGGTCGGGAATTGGTGAAATTTATCCCCGGTTTTGGCAGTGTGATCGCCGCTTCTTGGTCCGCTGCCTATACCTGGGCCCTAGGAGAGGGTGCTTGTGTCTATTTTGGCGATTTAATGGGGGGTAAAAAACCCGATCCTAAGAGGATTCAAAGAGTGATGAAAGAGGCTTTTTCTGCTGCCCAAGAAAGATTTAAAAATGTCGCTACGGGAGGAGATAAAATCTAG
- the cdd gene encoding cytidine deaminase — MTLSEQERQQLCDTAREVAKLSYSPYSRFRVGAAVLTDKKIYAGTNVENASYGLSLCAERATLAQIIAAGDREVRAIAIACIDGKDDISQLTPCGACRQWIAELAPQAEIIICGTQQNYRFNLSDLLPFSFRF; from the coding sequence ATGACCCTATCTGAACAAGAAAGACAACAACTCTGTGACACTGCTCGGGAAGTGGCGAAACTTTCCTATTCTCCCTATTCCCGTTTTCGGGTGGGGGCAGCGGTCTTGACAGATAAAAAGATTTATGCTGGTACTAATGTGGAGAACGCTAGTTATGGCTTGAGTTTATGCGCGGAAAGGGCAACTTTAGCGCAAATAATCGCAGCGGGCGATCGAGAAGTACGGGCGATCGCTATAGCCTGTATCGATGGGAAGGATGATATTAGTCAGTTAACTCCCTGCGGAGCCTGTCGTCAATGGATAGCCGAATTAGCGCCGCAAGCAGAGATTATTATCTGTGGAACCCAGCAAAATTATCGTTTTAATCTCTCGGATTTACTGCCTTTTTCCTTTCGTTTTTAA